A stretch of DNA from Bactrocera neohumeralis isolate Rockhampton chromosome 6, APGP_CSIRO_Bneo_wtdbg2-racon-allhic-juicebox.fasta_v2, whole genome shotgun sequence:
gaagcagaggaagaggaagacctccactccgttggaaggaccaagtggagaaggacctggcttcgcttggaatatccaattggcgccacgtagcgaaaagaagaaacgactggcgcgctgttgttaactcggctataatcgcttaagcggtttctacgccaattaagaagaagaagaagaagaagattagaTCCTTGAGGATTTCTATGACGAATATGGCGTCAATGTGACACGATGAAGAGAAAGGAAGAACAGAGAAGAGCTTGAAGATTCCTCCctttttgttaatgtttttaaagACATTCAGTGTCgttgtaattttaaatattcatatattctgGAATGATTTAATCcagccacgcgttgctgtggctaAAACTCTTACGATAAACTATTCAATGCATGGAAAATAAAGAGCGATCCATTTTAAGATTCCGTACTTAAAAAAAGCATAGAAACTTTAACTTTaaagggaatgtttattattattcgaaagaacattctttggcatttattttttagagaTTGTCTTTTTCAAATGTAGCGGATGATCCATCTGGTTACTCCTATTTTCTATGACtccttcgagcatttcggctggtAGTTGGCAAATAAAACGCGTGATATTTTGATACAAGGTCTGGATCGAAGCGGGATTTTCCGCAtaggctttagactttacatatccccataggaaaaagtctaacggtgtgttATCAAACGATCTTtatggccaatcgaccagctcaatacgtgaaattatctgctcaccgaagtgttttctcaataaatccattgattgttgccTTGTGTGGGAAAAgggcgccgttttgttgaaaccaaaatgatggttacgttctcaccggcatcattttgaaGACTCCACCGACCCATAAACCACattaaaccgttgttttttctaaatgaactggcagctcttgaatgtcTTCACGTTgcctttgtcccaaatgcggcgattttgcttgtttacttacccattgagccagaaatcactgaacaaaatttggctccaaaacgtcggatcttcttggaacttttcaaaagcctatagagcgaagcgatgtcgcttgggaaggtcgagcggtttcagttcaatttaagatctcgacgtaaaattcgCAAAGTCCAAGTTGCAgcgaacgacgccgaatcgactctccacggtcttcgtgtacactcgcagctacggctgctatattttcttcacttcgtTCGGGACGTAGTCTactcggtcgaatattatccaataataaatgcagggtctcaagatggatgatggtgtttcgaatagtacgctcagtggactggttatgttgaccataagttcaGCGAGGCGCGCGAAATACTTTCtttatagaacgtgaattttcgtaataaagttgagcgATTTGTAATCGTCGTTCAAGCGTTAGTCCTTATTATGAAATGCCAAACGATGAAATGTAACACGTGACAGCTTGACAccactcacgcgtgatctgccGAAAAAGGCCATTGGAAATAgtacatctacttggatcactcgtAATTACTTCCTAATAAAGGCAAAAAAGTACTGTAATCAATTTATCATTTGgcattttaccattttttttcttttattttgagcACTTTGCATAttctgttttcttttaatataatttatatatgtatgtacatatgtatatcctatcTTTTATGTTGGATCAAACTACACATAgtttgctaaattttactaaaatccaATCAGtgggatatatatgtatatagcattgTTATGACCAAATGACTGTATGTTTAGAATTGACCTATCTTTTTCGTAATGTAACGTTTATCAGTTTCTTTCATATATTACTTTTCGTGAATGTGTATAGGACCTTAGGGAGAAAATAGTGCTTTTCCGTAGGAATTTAATGCTGTTGGtttgaaataaatacattcgATTGTTTTCAATAAGTATTTTGCGAAATACTGACACCAACTTCGTCCTTAGGTCTGGAAGTGGACAGCACATGAGCAGTTCATCAGTTACAGAGTTATCAGTTataattcataactttttacatgTGATAATTCTTGAGATATTGCATTTGTAACTTAACGTTTTGCCATTTTTAAGGAATCATATTAGATGGAGTTATTACttgaaatttataaactttCTTTTCTCTTCGCTTCTTACTCAAAActctatttttgaaataatcaatACCTTTTAGTATTTCGAACAATGTGCCAACTAATGAACttgatttttgttaaataaaaaataatcaaacaaatTCTGTTTTCAAAAAGAGTTATTTGGTGGTAAGTAAAACAGTCAGACTTACCTAATTTTCATGTTTATTCATGTATTCATgtcattatttcttaaatttatttaaaaaaaaaaataaatatataccaaaaagtatacatacatatatctttttatttatctcATAGCTGATTTACAAATTAACCATAACTTCTAGCATAAAAGTGCCTAAAAGCACGCAAGCTTTACCCAGGGCCTTCAAATATATAAGAACACTGAAAGCTTTTCGCTTATTCACCACGCTTTGATCGTCGAGTATTTAAGGCGTATAATTAGTTAGtcaagtatttatttaaaatcgcCCTTCCTGAATTGCTTAGAATATTTAAGCAGCGCTGCTATGTAAATAACTCAAGCTGAAACAACACATTTTAGGCTAAAAGTAAGTACCTTAAGATAATTACAAGCAGTTGCTTGAAAGCATTGCCTGTATAATGTTCCTCAAATTATCAGGTCTTCGCATAAAAATCCATAGAAAACACACACTTCTTCAAGTGTTCTTGATCTGCGTTATTTTGATTAGTATTTATCAGCTTCATACCCGTCGAAATGGAGTTCAAGAAACGCAGTCGAAGGCGGATAATGGAGGGCGTGTGGAGTGGCGAGATTGGCACGACTATGTCGCTATAGCACGCGATGCCGAGCGCGAGGGAATAGGTGAGCAAGGTCGGCCGGCAGCTTTACCAAGTGGCTATGACAAGGAAGTAGTCGCTGCAAGTTGGCAAGTTTACGGCTTCAACGCTTTGTTATCTGAACAAATTTCAGTTGAGCGAGCGGTGCCCGATTTCCGTCACTCGCGGTAAGTATATTAGTCATAGTACGTTTaattaagtaatatttaaaaagcttGTAACTTTTCTAATGTAACAGTTGTCTCAGCATGACCTACTACAAAGTGCTACCCAAAACGAGTATAATTATAGTGCATCGCAACGAACACCCATCGGTGCTGCAGCGCACGCTGCACAGCCTTTGGAACCGGACACCGCACGAGCTGTTGCACGAGCTCATTTTAGTGGACGATTTCAGCACATCTCCACCCTTCGAGGCCTCGCTAGAGCAGAAATTattgacaaaatttggtacgaaACTGAAAATACTGAAACTATCGGTACATCAGGGATTAATAAGAGCGCGTGTTGCTGGTGCGCGTTTGGCGACCGGGGAAGCGTTGGTATTCCTTGACGCACATGTAGAGGCCACGCACAATTGGTTGCCGCCCTTGTTGCAACCGATTGTGGACAATCCACAAGCCAGTACCACGCCGAATATAGACATAATTGATTACGACACCTTCGAGTATATAGAAGGGACACCTGCACGTGGGGGATTCGATTGGAATTTCGTTTACGTCGAATTACCGCTGCTACCTGAAGAGCAGGCGGCACTTCCAGCCCCACACAATAATCCAGTTATGAATGGTGGACTCTTTGCCATAGGTGCGAAGTTCTTCTGGCATTTAGGTGCTTACGACGAGGCTTTGGAAGTATGGGGGGGAGAGCAATTCGAACTCAGTTTTAAGATTTGGATGTGCGGCGGTCGTTTATTGGAAGTTCCCTGTTCGCGATTTGGCCACCTCTACCGTGACGGAAAGTTTGCCGTCAAATACACTAATGGTACGGACGATTATCAGGGAAAGGTAtacaacacatatttttttgtttttcataaaatgaaTACTTAATATTTACTATCACAGAATTTCAAGCGCGTCGCATTAGTTTGGTTGGATGAATATCAAGATGTACTTTATAAGTACAATCCCGAGCTCGTCCAAATTGATGTGGGAGATGTAAGCAAAAGACGAGCTTTACGTGAACGCCTTCAATGCAAGCCCTTTAAGTGGTTTCTCGACACCATAGCTCCAGATTTGGTTAGGAAGTATCCACcattcgcaccgcctaattacgCATCTGGTGCCATACAAAGCGTTGCCGCTCCCCAACTTTGCTTGGATCTAATGCAGCTTCCAGTGGAGAATCCGATAGGTGTTCTACGACCCTGCTCATCGAATCTCAAAAACCCAATTGACTCACAAAACTGGCAACTCACTTTTCATCGTCATCTGCAACAGGAAAAGGATTATTGTTTGGAAGTACAATCTAATGAACCGAATGCTTTCATTTGGCTGTGGCTATGCCATTACGAAGGGGGTAATCAGTTTTGGTATTATGACCACCAATCACAGCTACTGATGCAAGGCGAGCCCTGGACGGAGCGCAGATGTTTGGAGGCGAATGTTAACTCTCGTCGGTTATACATGAATATCTGTGATTCCAGTAATGTAAATATGAAATGGAACTTTGGTTTAGTGAATCAGTCGTTGCTGGATAATTTTTTTGAGGGATTACAAGCGAATGAGGAAATGAAGTAGTAAACTCCTCAATGAATCAATAAATAGATATACAGTAGTAAGCAAACACATAACTGTTACTGATCATTTTTGACACTATGAATTTAAACACTTTTgacaaattgttgtttttgaacTGCGGACACAAGAGAGCTAGTATAATTCTAATTGAAATTACAATAACTCCGAAATGAGTGGTCGTGCCGCGACAGCACTACCATTATAGCTGGAGTCTGATGCAATGCAATCAGGTTTCAATCGGTCGATAAGAATGTTAACTGCTATGTCATTCATGAAGTCTCGCATTTTGGATATCGACCTTGTAAGGGCTTTAATAAAGCGCAGATAATAATGGCTGTATCTACTGACAAGTTTCGGATGAAGATAACGCCTTTAAATCTGAGTGTACAAATGACTTTTGAGTCGTATGCCAAGAAACAAAGCCGTTGGAGTGTGTTATTAGCCACCGCGCCGTTCCGATTGCGTAGTCGGATGCATCAAATCAAAATGAAAGCTGCCCATTGGAGCTGGCATGAGCTAGCAGCGTACATTTAGCTGGATCCTCTTTACAAGCTTCGAAATGTTTAACATTCCGTTTGATTCGCTTGTTACTGCAGTTATCAAATAATGGGTCTTGATGGTGAATGTTGAagtggattttttaaaatatctttaacTAAAGACACAAAGACAATCGGATGTTAGAAAATGCTAATTTTGGTATGTGGCTGCTAGCGTAAATATTAccccgattttatttattttaatgacaaGGAAAAAGGTTGacataatatacaagtacatacatacatatatacgaagtTGTTATCCATTGTTCGTTCGGGGACTCCGAAGAAAGACATTCGAGTACTGAGGGTGTTGTTCGGCAATATTCCTTAATGTGGTTCAGGCAGTCGATGAAGTGTGGCATGAAGAcctttacataaaattaaagCATTATACCTTTCCGAATTGCATGAAAAACTGgactcttatttaaaaaataggaaGTTTACGGTTAAAGTAGCTGGTTTAATATTGGACAAAAATGTAAGCATGTTCAATTTTCACTAAGAACCAAAATGTCTCAgccaattaaattaaataacattttggTACCATAAAGAAATAATGATGTAATaaaaggctcacgtggagaaaacgtTTATAAAGCAAAATTAGCATAATAATAAGAGCAGCAAATTTATACTGGCGGgccatgctatacctttttggaaagctcatttcacgcgctaacacgtgtttgattgattgtcgtttcttttcggcgtgtcgttcgtgagttatagcgtcgcaaacaggtagcaaaataaagagaaaatacggcatattttacagtactactacgataaaggcaaaaatgcatcttaagccgccaataa
This window harbors:
- the LOC126762306 gene encoding N-acetylgalactosaminyltransferase 4 — encoded protein: MFLKLSGLRIKIHRKHTLLQVFLICVILISIYQLHTRRNGVQETQSKADNGGRVEWRDWHDYVAIARDAEREGIGEQGRPAALPSGYDKEVVAASWQVYGFNALLSEQISVERAVPDFRHSRCLSMTYYKVLPKTSIIIVHRNEHPSVLQRTLHSLWNRTPHELLHELILVDDFSTSPPFEASLEQKLLTKFGTKLKILKLSVHQGLIRARVAGARLATGEALVFLDAHVEATHNWLPPLLQPIVDNPQASTTPNIDIIDYDTFEYIEGTPARGGFDWNFVYVELPLLPEEQAALPAPHNNPVMNGGLFAIGAKFFWHLGAYDEALEVWGGEQFELSFKIWMCGGRLLEVPCSRFGHLYRDGKFAVKYTNGTDDYQGKNFKRVALVWLDEYQDVLYKYNPELVQIDVGDVSKRRALRERLQCKPFKWFLDTIAPDLVRKYPPFAPPNYASGAIQSVAAPQLCLDLMQLPVENPIGVLRPCSSNLKNPIDSQNWQLTFHRHLQQEKDYCLEVQSNEPNAFIWLWLCHYEGGNQFWYYDHQSQLLMQGEPWTERRCLEANVNSRRLYMNICDSSNVNMKWNFGLVNQSLLDNFFEGLQANEEMK